In the genome of Phocoena sinus isolate mPhoSin1 chromosome 15, mPhoSin1.pri, whole genome shotgun sequence, the window TCTTACCATATTTGGCGGGGTAGATATCTTGGCATTTTCTCAACTGTGGGTAGCTAACAACACTTTCTACAACAGGACCCCACAGAACAGACTGTCATTAGGGCAGGAGGCAAGGACTTCTTCCTGCTTTTGCCCGAGCGGTCTGTCTAGCCCATGCCAGCTGTAGGAAGTTGACGTGCTTTCCACCCTGGAGGTCTGTGCCAACACCACCCGGCTGCTTCCAGCTGGGATTAACCTCTGGCTTTTCCAGTTCATCAAGGCTATTTTTGTTCTGAAGCCTTGTTAGCCTATCTTATTCTACTGATAGAACCTTTCCTACTCTTCACCGCATTTTATAACTCCTAGCTCTCAAGTTCCTTCTATTTTTACCACTTTCCTCCATATCTAATTTCAATCCCTtgctgtcttttttgttttggaaattttcaaacctacagaaagTTGAAAAATGCTAGTGACCACCCCATGCTTTCACCTGGGTTCATCAGTTGTTAAAATATTAACTCCATTTACTTTCTCTCACATACTTTACTTTGCTGAAGCATTTGACAGGCATGCAGACATCATGACACTTCACCTGTGGATATTTAAGCAGCATCTCTGAAGAATAAGGCCATTGTTATACCTAAGTATGACACGTTACCTCACCTAAGAAAACTAACATCAATTCAGCAATATCATCTAATATACAGATGATATGATATTAGTAATATCACCTAATATATCTTCTAGAACTGTTCTTTCCAATCAATAATCCTTATGTTTTTGAGTCCTTCTCCCaagtcttgtatttttttttaaatggctgttttCTCTCACTTTAATCTCCTCCCATatgtttttaatcttaatttcaCAGTGACCCCTACTCTCTTTCGCTTACCGTCATGAGTCTTGTACTGTATGTTACTGCAGCTTCTAGAGCTGGGGTTCAGGAGGAGGTTGTCAGGGAGCTCGCACCCCCGCTGGGTAGAGTCCCCTTGTCTTCTGATCACTCTGGCTTCCCTCCCACATCTAAGTCTGAGATTTAAGGACTCCAGGGGTCCGTGACTGAGGACTCTTGGTTATTGGTGACAAACCCAGTTCACATGAATTACGCAAGAGGGTTTGGCTCATGTAACCAGAAAATCCGGAGTGTCAGACCCAGGCCTGTGCAGGTGCTTCAGTCTCCTCAGGCGCCTGACCCTCCACCTCCTGGCTCTGCTTTGTTCTCTCCTGACTTAGCTTCTACCAGACTTGCAGCCCCAGGGGAAAGAGAATTGTTTTCTTCCGCAAGAATTCCAGAGTAGAAATACCACACAGGGCTCTTATTGGCTTGTTACTCTGCCctccacaaacacacaaacataatAACCTTAGTGTCCGAGACGTGTTAGTTGACTTCCATTCATTGTGAGTCTGGGGCTTTCGGGTGAATACTGCGGACTGTAGAAAACAGCAGCTGTGGCAGACCACCCAGCAGGGATTGGACgtcttgctatgtgccaggtaaaTCACTTGGAAAGGACCTTCTTTAGGGCTCTAGCCTTGGTGAAGAGTGGGTTCCTCTTCTGGACCCTCTCTCCACGGGGGACTTGCTCTTAAATACTCTGCCTGCAAGTCCCGTAACGTCAGCTCCTTCACTGAGTCTGTCCATTGGCAGGCAGTGGGTCAGATTACGCACACGCGTTACGTTGTCACCACTCCACGGTGTCCCTCTTGTCAGCCCCACTTTACCCATCGGAGGAAACTTAGGCTTAGAGAAGTGACTTAGCCAAGGTCATATGCTTGTCAGTGACCAGGGCTGTGATTCAGAACCCAGATTTGCCTGATGCCAGAGTCTGTGCAGATGCTCGTGGTATTGAGAACTTAGGAAAGAACTTGGCTACTTCTTGTTCTGCTttcatactttttcttcttttctctccccagttTAACGTCTTAAGGGCACTAACTTGTGTTTATGActtgttttttaaacttcaacCCTTGACATTTATTGCTTGGCTACCGTTTAAAAAACTAAGACAGTAATACATGTACTTGATAGAGAAATTTCAAGGGGTAAGTCTCACACAGTTCTCCTAGTTTCTCCACCCCGGCTCTTCTGAAGGAAGTAGAATTCACTTTAGGCTTAAGCACTAAGAGGCCATCTCACGAGTGGAGGGTCAGTCATTCCCACGTAAATCCCTTATCAGAGGGAGAGGGCGTCTGCAGTGGTAACTTCGCAGTAGGAGGGAACAGGCCCAGGCAAAGCATCTCACAAACACTCTGACTCCAGCCCGGAGTTTTTCTTGAGATCTGGCTCATTATCTGTCATCTGCTTGGGTATCCCACAAATAAATCCATCGtcccaaactgaaattatatccctcttctttttttttttttttttttgcggtacgcgggaccctcactgccgtggcctctcccgttgcggagcacaggctccggatgcgcaggcccagcggccatggctcacaggcccagctgctccgcggcatgcaggatcctcccggaccggggcacgaacccgcgtcccctgcatcggcaggtggactcccaaccactgtgccaccagggaagcccccctttttttttttattcaactttttggctgtgccacgtggcatgcaggatcttagttccccgaccagggaatcgAACCCActcccctgcagtgaaagcatggagtcttaaccgctggaccgccagggaagtccctgtctccCTCTTCAATCTGACCCTCCTCTATTCCCTGTTTCAGACAGCAACTCACCCAGCACCAGTAGCCCAAGCCATAAGCTTGAGAGATACCCTAGACTTAACTTCCTCCGTCATCTGACCAAGTACTGCTGTTTTTATCCCGAATATTTTTGCAGTCCATCTCTCTTTATCCCATCCTCCAAATCTGCGTCTTTCTCTTGGGTTCTTCTAGTAACCAGCAGACTCATCCCCTCCAGTCCACCCTCTGCCGCCAACCGCTGAGCTCAAGTATAGCTGCCCGTGTCTTCCCTGCAGAAAATCCTGCACCCACTGCCAACAAGTTCCTTACCAGACAGTAGGGCCCTCCTTCGTGACCTGATCCCGGCCACAGCTTGAACCACAGGTCACCCCACCCATGAGTTCACGCTCCAGCCATATCCCTGCCTGAACAAATGACACCTGTGCACACGGGGCGCTTCCATGTCTCCTGCCCTTGCCATGGGGCTGACCCTGCAGAGCCTTAGAAACTGCTGAGGCTTCACTGCCCGGGAACGCCTCTCCCGAGCCTCACTCCTCAGCTTCTGCTGAGCTGCTCTCAGTTTTCACAAATTTTTAATACTTCTGTTTTTCGTTTATTACACAAAACATGgtatttataatttagaaaatactgaTTAGTGAAAATAAGCCAGTTATTTCTACCACGTGGTGGTAATCTTTAACATTTTGGTATGTGTTTTATGGAAATGGAATCATGCTGTTTATAGTCTCTTTTCACTTAAAACACCAGTCTTTCATtgtgtaaaattatttctatttaaccAATCCCATATCGTTGGATATCCAGTTGTATGCCACCAGTATACTTTTTGTTACTTGTATGTGTCATgttgaattttctctttattttgacaaatttcaaacAGGATAGTTGACAGCAGTACAGTGAACGcccatatacatgcatatatacctGTCAGCTAGTCACCATTTGTTAAGCTTTGctactgtttttttcctgaaccatttgaaaatCAGCTGCAGACATCTTGATGCTTCAAGATGTATTAAATATGCATCTCCTGAGAATAAGGTTAGTTTACTACATAATACTGATTATATCTAAGAAATTTAACACTTGTTTTATCACCTATGTAGAGTTCAATTGTCCTCAAAAtgtctttaagttttttttccccaaaccttTCAAGCTTCACATTTCCCATGAAGTTGATGTCTTTGGTCTCCTTTAATTTAGTTACCCTGTCCTCTTTGTCCCAtatcattgggttttttttaaagtcccaCCTTCTGGATTTGTTTCCTCACGGTCAGTTTTATCAGCACCAGAGGTGACATGTCCTCAGTTCATCACGGCAGGTATTGGTGATGCTGAATGCGAAGCATGTGGATTTTAACTGTGTCCCTTATTAGATGGTGAGCTGCCTGAGAGCAGAGACGATCTTTACCCTTGTGTACGGAGGCCCTGCCCCGGGGAGTGTGCCGCACATGGTGAGCACATCGTTGTTTCACTGGGTACATGAGTGCACTGGCTGTTTGGGAGACACAGAAGAGCGACGGGGCTACACACAGGTCATGACGGGCCTCCCAGCCATCCTCTCTCAAAGGGCCCTGCCTACAGCAGACACACTGATCCTCGACGATTAAAAACTATGCACACAATCCCATTTATTCTAATTCACGCACTTTGGAATGCTACATTTGGCCAGTTTGCTGCCTATGTATAGTGGCACACAGGTCTCTCAAAGAACTTTGCAGCAAGTTTTTAGACCAGAAAGGCCTCTGCTGTTGTTTGAACACCCAGATCTTTAATAGCATCATCAGTGAGTGATGTGTGTGATTCAGTGagctttttttcctcattctggCTCCCTCGGGACTTAGAACAGCTATAGAATGATGTGAATGGGCTGTTTCAGTGCAGGTGTATGGTTAAGAGGTTAGCAAGCAGTCACTTCGGTGGCAGTACTGCTAGACTTCATGATCTTAGGCAGCAATAAACACAGCTGCAATTTTTGGTAAAATGTGCAGCTGCcatggaggttaaaaaaatagCGAGAAGGACATTTACCCCAGATgttaaattatggtacattcCCAGCAAAGGAGTCTTGTGCAGCCTGTTTTGTTGCCTGTTGGACCTCTAGTGCCTAATAAGCACTCAaactatttgctgaataaatgcgGTTGTGAAAAAGAACGAGGCAGTGCCTTACGCTCCAATTTGGCAGCTTTCCAAGAATACCTTGTTaagtatcaatatttaaaaaaaatgcagtataaCAATGAATGCTTCCTATTACTGAAAAAGGCCGGAAATACAGCTGCCTGACCTTGTCTATAGTAATTCTAGAGTGACACAGAAGGAACTGGCAACATTGGGTACCTCCAGGAAGGAGAAGCAGGTGGGAGTGTGGCCTGAACCCCAGACCGGACTGCAGAATCTTGCCATGTCATCCCTCAGCCACGAAGCTTCTCTGCCGGCTGAGGGTCACTCAGCCAGTCCCTCCACCTCTGTAACGCTACTTCCCACTTAACTACAAGACCTTGGTCTCCTCCCTCCTACAAACTAGAAGTTTCGGGAAAAGCAGAGAAGTATTTTATCATAGGTCTCTCAAGTTAAATCTCATCAAGAGCGAGGCAACTGCCTACATTAATTCCAAAGACCTAACGCAGTGCTAGGAATAAAAGGAGCACAAGTTAATACTTACTGATATATGACAAACAGACACAATGTCAAAGTAGTCTTCTAGGAGGAAAGAGAACCTTTTATCCTCCAAAATTACTAAATTCCATTAATTCAGAAATGGATCCTTAGGACAGGGATGAAAAATTAGTCCCACACGCTGGTGTCAGCTGATATATGGAATAATCAGTAAACTACTGGAGGCACAAATATATTTGaggcaaaatgttttttttatcaCTAATTCATTCCTCATGCTGAAGGTGATGGGAGAGCAACTTGTTTCAAGTACCCTGCTGGAAAAGTCTTATTTTTGATATGCATGAATACCAATGACAAATCAGACAAATCTCTAAAAATGCCAAGCAATGTCAATATAAAGCAAGCACTTTAGAGACgtaattaaaaaactgaagacagaaaaatgttggttttatagatttattttcaaCAGGCAAAAACACTTAAGACAATTTAAGTACAAGTCTAAACAGAATTACTCTGTCAAAGTCAGCAATGATGCAGAGATGCGTTCTTACTTCCAGACACTCGCCAGCATCTTCTGAGTCTTCTCTCAGTGAAGAAAAGGGGTCTGGCAAAAGACAAGTTCAGTGTTTCTCTCTGGTGCTACTGACTTTAAGTGATAATCTCTGAGGCGCTAAATCCAGGATGACTAAAGTTATAGActctaataaaatgttttattttaaaagtctgatcACTTGATTATTCTACAGCCTAAAGAACAATAGCCAATATTTATCATGAGGCTTCTTTACATCAAGCATTGTATTAAGTGATTTACACACACTATTCAATTTTACCTTCACAGAAGCCCCAGGTAGGTCctatcattagccccattttacatatgaggaaactgaggcttacaaaGGCTACGCAGCCTGCCCAAGACCACAGGCTTACAGAACGTTGCAGAGCTTAGAATAGACTCGGGTGTCTGACGCTAGAGTCCATCCTCTTACCCACAAGGCCTCTCCTGCCTAAATAAGAGCCAGGCCATCTCAGCTTCCTGGACAGTTACCCTTGGGTGGGTAACTGAGGGAGGCAGAGGTCTCTGCTTCTGGGTCGCCTTGCTCAGTTTTTTGTACGAGGCTGCTTTTACGAGGAGGGCTGACAATCAGTAAGAGAGTCCTGTCCAGGAGTGAACTGCTGTCAACACCTCTGGAGGAGAAAGATGATCACTAGGGCTGGCCTCCTTGGAGTGGCAGATAACCAGAAGGTGCCTGCATTTTATAACCAGTGAAAATCTGTCAAGCActtccatttttccatttcttcccaagTCTGTCTTTATTGAAGAACCACAGAGGGATTAATTCTATGGCAGAACATAATTCCATAAATCAAATTATTTACctgatattttattcatatacatCCTTCTTATCTGCAATGTAATCTACAATTTCTTGTGGGCACATTAACTTCTCCGCATCTATATCAGGAATTTCGAACCCTGAAAGTAAAATGTGCAACAATGCGTTAGTGTAGGAAATGCCAGTCCTTTAGAACTGAAAGTAGGTAACACTTCAGCAATACCCAGAAGTACATCAAAAAATTCCAGCAACCCTGAATCCCATTTAAGTTGTGAGCCTGTTATGTTTCCAGGCAACATTTTAGATATAGTTCACATATTAGAAAATTCCCCCATTTAAAGTGcaaaattcaatggtttttagtatatacTCAAGGTTgtgcaccatcaccatcatctaattctagaacattttcattacccccaaaagaaaccctgtagcCCTAACCAATGCCATCCCTCTAGTTAGCATACTCTCTGAGGAACTGTAAGTTCTGCTCTGTAGGAAGGCACAGAAGTCCCTTGGCTTCCACTCAGGCAATTCACCCCCAAAATGGGCCGTGGAACCTTGTAAAGGTCTCATTTGCACAACTGACCGTCCCAGACAAGGGTAAGTTGGAGTGTGCGTGGGAGGCACTGCAGGAAACCAAAGCATGTGTGCGTGTATGAGTCTGTGCACGCACACGCCCTATCCTTGGCACACCCAGCACTTCTCTAGACATTTAGGCCTAGCTCAtcggggaggtggggaggagggagacggTGCACGGAGGTGTCATCAGCTTCTCCACAGGTGAGGCTATGCCCTCATCTTGGAGACCCACTTCAAGAATCTCCGTGCCACACTCCCCCAGGCCTCTTCCGGTCGCTCAGCCCTTGGTATTACACCGGGCACTCTGCGGACCTGCAATAAGTGCTCTCCAAGTAAGTGCACTGTCCCTAATAATCAGTTCCCCCGACAGTAAgcagaagtgggggaggggtgggcacgACTGTTGCAAACCCCAATCAGGCTCCCACCATTCCTCTGCATTTAATCCACCGAAATCAAGAGCCACGACGGGCAGGTCCAAGACTCAGCCCATGTGTGTTACCAAATTCGTCTTCCATGGCCATGATAATCTCCACTTGGTCCAAACTGTCTAAGCCCAGGTCTTTCATAAAATGGGAATTTACTGAGAGCTGCAAGAAAAGAAACACCAAACGCAAAATTCAGTCTGTGAGAGCGTTTGTTTCTCAAGATAACTGAATGGTGAAATATCAGTCATTATACAgaagattttttaatataaagaggccatattttaaacagaaagagCCACAACTAACATTATACATTTAACGTGTGCCGACCCACACTTGGCGTGCTTTGTATGTTAACTTACTCTACCTTATTTTGAAATGGTTAGCAATATATATAAAGCTAATGATGAATtcactgtgtatattttatgatGATCTCTGATCACTGTTCTGAATGACATCTGAGAGTCTGGTTTTTCTTGCTGCCTTACCACTAAGACACCACACCTTAGAAGTGACATTCTGCTCCCTCAAGAATAGCACACAGTGTCTATTATCACCCTGTCTTTAATTTAGACCTCAAGATCACCAGGAAGAATTCTTCAAAAACCACATCAAAAACAAACTACCCTACCCACACCACAGATTCTGTTATTAAAGAAGGAATGCTTTAAGGTAGCACTGTGAGAAAAACTCCAAGAAGAGTTAAGTTAAAAAAGCAAGGTGCACAACAGTATTTACAGTGTACTGCCTGTTGTGGTTTTTAAAAGGTTGGGAGATATAGATCACTTCGTACATATAATACACATACATGtacttgtatgtatgtgtgtgtatgtgtatatatatatatatatgcccttCCATATGCACTGAGAATCTCTGGAAAAATAAGAAGTCAGGTCAACTGGCACCTCCCAGAAGGAGAACTGGGTGCCTGGGGTGACTTTTTACTTAATGTCCTTTAAACCCTTTGGATTTTGTACCATGTGACTAAAtactcatttaaagaaaaaacatttaaaccaCATCAGTTACCTTTTCTGGGTCAATCTTGTCATAGAGTTTCAAGACGTAAAGAACACGGTCCTTGATGCTCTCTAATGTCAAAGGGGGTGCGTCACTATACTGGCGGCACAGCGGTGTAACTCCACCTGGAACCTAGACCAAGGGAGGGAAGCACTGCTGTTGAGCCTGAAATGCCTCTAAGTAAAGGCATTGGCCTACAGATGTCTTTCACAAAGCTTTCATGGGGTTAGCAAACCCATCTCATCTGATTCTGTGGCCATTAGGACACACTGAGGCCTCATGCTGGGTAGTGTCAGAAGCCCTAGCAGTTCAAGAGCATAAAAATGGATCTCCTTTCCCCTAATAGCCAGGACCGGCCCCCTTCTTTCCTCTGTTCAGCCGTCAGGCTTTGGACATTGGTTCCGCTCAGTAACACTGCCACTAAAACCATCTAGGGCCTGCAGAAGAGCCTAAGGCTTCCCATGGCATCTTAAGCAGTGCACTGCCTCTGTAAGGCACTGCCACCTTTAATACCCAAGTCAAAATAACTCACGCCAAGAGCTGTCAGGGTGAACTGAAAGGCAGCTCACACTGAAAACCATACACTGGAAGGATCTAATTTGGCCCCAGCAGTAATTACACTGACTTTGGCCAAGACAAATGAAGCCAGTACCAACCCAAAGAAGAGGATGATGGAGCCTGACAGGCATACACTCCAATCTATTTTCCTTCCAATTGGGCATGCCTTGTTGCCACCAACTAAATAATGAGCCATTCTGATCTTTGCCATGATGGAGTAATATCTCAAAtctctctcccgctgcggagcacaggctccggacgcgcaggctcagcagccatggctcacgggcccagccgctccgcggcacgtgggatcctcccggaccggggcacgaacccgtgtctcctgcatcggcaggcggactctcaaccactgcgccaccagggaagccccacactgctCTTTTAACTCAACTTCAAGGTGACACTTTTAACCTTTTGATTCATCGATAAGACAATGCCCCCTGAATGAATCCACTACACTGTCAGTAAATCTTGACACTGGC includes:
- the NDUFAB1 gene encoding acyl carrier protein, mitochondrial, which codes for MAARVLCVCVRRLPAAVAPLPRLPTLAAARSLCTTLFPAGARARPWAPHPASVLTQVPGGVTPLCRQYSDAPPLTLESIKDRVLYVLKLYDKIDPEKLSVNSHFMKDLGLDSLDQVEIIMAMEDEFGFEIPDIDAEKLMCPQEIVDYIADKKDVYE